CCAGCGAGGAAGGAGAGGCCGACCATGTACGTTATGAAACAAAGCGGTTGGATTGAATTGATCTGCGGCAGCATGTTTTCCGGTAAATCCGAAGAACTGATCCGCCGCGTGCGCAGAACTCAATTTGCCAAGCAAAAAATTGCTGTATTCAAGCCTGCGATTGATAACCGCTACAGCGAAGAATCGGTTGTATCACACAACGGAACTGCAGTTACTGCAAAGCCTATTGCCCACTCTACTGATATTTTCAAACATATCAACCCTGATATCGATGTAATTGCCATCGATGAGGTACAATTTTTTGACAATGAAATCCTACAGGTGATCCAGCATCTTGCAGACAGCGGCTACCGCGTCATCGTTGCCGGCCTTGACCAGGATTTCCGCGGCGAGCCATTCGGCCAGATGCCTGCATTGATGGCTGTTGCCGAAAATGTGACCAAGCTTCAGGCTGTGTGTGCGGTATGTGGATCGCCATCAAGCCGTACCCAGCGCTTGATCAACGGCAAGCCAGCCTCTTATGATGATCCAGTGATTCTCGTTGGTGCATCCGAATCCTACGAACCACGATGCAGACACCATCATGAAGTACCAAAATCACCGAATGAGCTTAAAATCGATAAGACGACTGAAAGCTTAACATAAATGTTTTGATCCTCCCGTGAGCGGGGGGATTTTTTTTATGGAATTTTTCCTATATATGGACGACGGCACGATTATCCGTCTTTTTGGGGCAATTATTGCTGAACATGGAAAGATCATTAGCTATCTTCGGGCAATTATCCGATTTGATTAAGAGAATAATTTTTCCAGCAGCTTATTTCTCTAAAAAAGGTCCATTTTAAAAATTTAGAATATGCATACATCTGCTTGGATGCATGGCTGATACCTCCAAAGGGCAACCTATCAACGGGAGGTGCCATAATTTGAAAAAATTACTCATGTTGCTTGTGCTTGCGATGGTTATCGTTTCAGGATGTGGCCAGGATAATACAGATTCAGTCTATGACAAGAATGAAGACCAGGCTGGCGTGGACCTTAATAGAGAAGATGACGGTGTCCGCGAAGGAGATGGCCCGAATTTCACGAGGGATCTCGATGATGGCATGACAATGACCGATCAGAACCCGAATTTGCTGAATACCGATAACGAAAACCACTATAGTTTTTCCCAGGATGTCCAAAAAGCGAAAGACGTCATTTCTGATGCAGGCTATGAGCCAGGCTCCATCTGGATCAACGGCGGCAAAATGAACGTAACCGCACAACTTCAAGGACGAGTTACCAGAAAAGACCGGGAAAATGCCCAAAAGACACTGCAGGAGAAGCTGACAAGAGCATTGCCACGCTACGATGTTAACGTTGATATTGAATAATAGTTTTTAAGCGCCACAGCATGCTCGTAAAAAAGGGCATGCTTTTTCCCGTTATACATATGTTGTGTTAGTTAGGCTGCCCAGGGCACTTGCGCTTTTCTACCTTTTTTGACAGTTTTTTTTTACTTTGATTAGTGTCTAGCTCCAGCGCCTAGCCCCTCGAGGCGCTTGTCTAGCTGCGGCTCAAAACTCCTCGAGACGCTTCGGTCCTGCCAATGAAGTCAAAGAGCGACTTCGCTGGCAGGCCCTCCAGCGCTTGGCGGGGCTGACCAAGGCGCTTGCGCTTTTATATTCACAATGGCTTTGACTGAGGGTGTCACCTATACTATAATTAGAATGTTATGCTATGTAATCATTCATATTGAATTACCAAACCTGTTGCGGAAATACACAGGTAAGAATAGAGTAAATAGAACTTTTTAATCCATTTGCAAGGATATTAAAATAGAGGTGAATGTCCGTGTTTGATCGTCTTCAAGCAGTTGAGGATCGTTATGAAAGATTGAATGAGCTATTGAGTGACCCTGAAGTTGTCAATGATTCGAAAAAGCTCCGCGAGTATTCCAAGGAGCAGTCTGACATCCAGGAAACAGTTATGGCTTATCGTGAATATAAGGAAGTTAAAGAGCAGTTGACAGATGCGAAAGCGATGCTCGAGGATAAGCTCGATGCAGAGATGCGCGAGATGGTAAAGGAAGAAATCTCTGAGCTTGAACCGCGCATTGAAGAGCTCGAAGC
This DNA window, taken from Mesobacillus boroniphilus, encodes the following:
- a CDS encoding thymidine kinase encodes the protein MYVMKQSGWIELICGSMFSGKSEELIRRVRRTQFAKQKIAVFKPAIDNRYSEESVVSHNGTAVTAKPIAHSTDIFKHINPDIDVIAIDEVQFFDNEILQVIQHLADSGYRVIVAGLDQDFRGEPFGQMPALMAVAENVTKLQAVCAVCGSPSSRTQRLINGKPASYDDPVILVGASESYEPRCRHHHEVPKSPNELKIDKTTESLT